A part of Candidatus Electrothrix aestuarii genomic DNA contains:
- a CDS encoding DUF3373 family protein, protein MRKAFSIVTLAGMIILPTTAMAGGEKKPSDMSDGRIEELSQQVDQLQAELAQKDEVASENDAKIKTMSDELEEMADRLEDMDDLLEEQEERAEAWDLAARFHLSGDFRSRLDYFNATGADYINPITGALESGREYSNETMFTNRFRLNMQVRATENVKFKGRLGMYKIWGMEGYARNDMNSWWPQFDGNSTRTPSDNALRVDRAYVNWTNIGGEPVWFSIGRRPTTDGSPSQIRLGVDKRMATPAAQMEYAFDGISLGYQYDWGNDSLGNGRVRFCYGRGFENGVQWDAATYYDATDLYPLDDTDLAGFSWDIIDSEDRFLYFQTFMAMNMFMRPSFQDDIVNAMMDEQQSNYTEGNLYHSAAVYQAKAGDITYFISGGFSKTDPGGHGMFNDYATSMIMQADGTMVANPDWQPNTDSETGYSIYAGLRYDLPEMGLKLGLEYNYGSEYWLAFNPGHDDLYMAKLAARGHVGEVYMIYDLPTGEAVSEYAKTFIRLGYQHYEYDYTGNDWNTKPYDTDDAAMMTASLNMATESGTMVPVDSADQVYLTLDVFF, encoded by the coding sequence ATGAGAAAAGCATTTTCAATAGTCACATTAGCTGGAATGATCATTCTACCAACAACCGCTATGGCAGGGGGCGAAAAAAAGCCGTCTGACATGTCAGACGGCAGGATAGAAGAGTTATCCCAACAGGTTGATCAGCTTCAGGCAGAGCTTGCCCAAAAGGATGAGGTAGCAAGTGAAAACGATGCCAAAATTAAGACCATGAGCGACGAACTTGAAGAGATGGCGGACAGACTGGAAGACATGGATGACCTGCTTGAAGAGCAGGAAGAACGCGCAGAGGCCTGGGACCTTGCTGCACGCTTTCATTTGAGTGGCGATTTCCGTTCCCGGCTGGACTATTTCAACGCCACTGGTGCTGATTATATCAATCCCATCACAGGGGCCCTGGAAAGCGGACGCGAATACAGCAATGAGACCATGTTCACCAACCGTTTCCGCCTCAACATGCAGGTCAGAGCTACTGAGAATGTGAAATTCAAAGGCCGGCTGGGTATGTACAAGATCTGGGGCATGGAAGGCTATGCCAGAAACGATATGAATAGCTGGTGGCCCCAGTTTGATGGTAACTCAACCCGCACTCCTTCTGACAACGCCTTACGGGTTGATCGGGCCTATGTCAACTGGACCAATATCGGTGGTGAGCCTGTGTGGTTTTCTATAGGACGCCGTCCAACCACAGACGGTTCACCAAGCCAGATTCGTCTTGGTGTTGACAAACGTATGGCAACCCCTGCTGCACAGATGGAATATGCCTTTGACGGTATTTCTCTGGGATACCAGTATGATTGGGGCAACGACAGCCTGGGGAATGGCCGTGTTCGCTTCTGCTACGGGCGAGGATTTGAAAACGGCGTCCAGTGGGATGCTGCCACCTATTACGATGCCACAGATCTTTACCCTTTGGATGACACCGATCTTGCCGGTTTCAGCTGGGATATTATAGACTCAGAAGACCGCTTCCTCTATTTTCAAACCTTTATGGCAATGAATATGTTCATGCGTCCCTCCTTTCAGGATGACATCGTGAATGCCATGATGGATGAGCAGCAGTCTAATTATACCGAAGGAAATCTGTACCATAGTGCTGCTGTCTACCAAGCAAAAGCTGGCGATATAACCTACTTTATTTCCGGGGGATTCAGTAAAACAGATCCGGGTGGTCATGGTATGTTCAATGACTACGCCACCTCTATGATCATGCAGGCAGATGGGACTATGGTTGCAAATCCCGATTGGCAACCAAACACGGACAGCGAGACAGGTTACTCAATCTACGCAGGCCTCCGCTACGACTTGCCGGAGATGGGCCTAAAACTGGGTCTGGAATACAACTACGGTTCCGAGTACTGGCTTGCCTTCAACCCTGGACATGATGACCTGTACATGGCCAAGCTGGCAGCCCGTGGTCATGTTGGCGAGGTGTACATGATTTACGATCTCCCAACAGGGGAAGCTGTATCCGAATATGCCAAGACCTTTATCCGATTGGGATACCAGCATTACGAGTATGATTACACCGGTAACGACTGGAACACCAAACCCTATGACACCGACGATGCCGCTATGATGACCGCATCGCTGAACATGGCAACAGAATCCGGGACTATGGTACCGGTGGATAGCGCTGATCAGGTGTATCTCACTCTGGATGTTTTCTTTTAA
- a CDS encoding GlsB/YeaQ/YmgE family stress response membrane protein has translation MDLTQLLIMLGLGALAGWLAGKIIKGGGSGLIVNMIVGIIGSVIGGWTFGKLGISVGNDLVGALVTSVVGAIILLFVVGLVKK, from the coding sequence ATGGATCTCACACAGTTGTTGATTATGCTCGGCCTGGGAGCCTTAGCTGGTTGGCTGGCAGGTAAAATCATAAAGGGTGGTGGCTCCGGCCTGATCGTTAATATGATTGTCGGTATCATCGGCTCTGTCATCGGTGGTTGGACTTTTGGCAAACTGGGGATATCCGTTGGCAATGACCTGGTTGGCGCTTTGGTTACTTCTGTGGTGGGGGCAATCATTCTCCTCTTTGTCGTAGGCTTGGTGAAAAAATAG
- a CDS encoding HEAT repeat domain-containing protein, with amino-acid sequence MSSSDALARTDAAYEPYIGLRPFEESERDSFFGRDREINILLDNIRFNRLTLLLAGSGVGKSSLLRAGVMPVLRGDSDTELLYHNVWSGELAKELKQAIAEHFRKKYKLAPFEEQFVRLPLKDMLRTCTMFSTGQQILLLDQFEEFFNYQRFREGFGDFVEELSAAVRDRGLPASFVFSMREDFALELNAFKEFLPGVFDNYFRLEKLTRAQARLSIEKPLERTGYSFAPQQGEHESLLDQVLDDLAKREQERQLGVQELLKLKELPLLVEPPHLQIVCRELWLHHRDEQVKQITHVDYEKAGRAGGILENYFIKIVKKLDENQQYIASMAFDYLIGSRGVKIAQPLDQLADLTFLDKNDLQSVLDILQDNAILRRKNRNGVFEYELYHDIFSKYIQKWNAEFKINQQERKPSYEELTRKIGKLNRSQQKLASAAFNVLSAKRNAKIRRPLEKLVELTNADEKELQEVLNKLHEYSILRRQKNDHVLSYEIYNDNLLEDVSKWNYSFNETSRRRRRILLISAIIISVCLLFAGNNWWANNYSRFLQLSSKVGISDRIEVYKGTEGGIDLFALRIFLYESSFLRQDLEADKLVMRSIVEDRKNAQANLTGRLSILERVLRYAENGLYNKSNMLAEDTLKNMSENQIAYLPAQLASIRTAKSVALLQQIAKQQMDLEAVSAIAQLGDISILVKLFLNNEELVVRQSAAEVLGWLGDRSVVPELFKLLEDKEANADVRQFAAETLGKIGDRSVASELKKFLTDEDENVRLAVAEALGRLEDRSLAPAVVNFPKEDEDAARLSAAEASGKLGTSELVKLLKDVFARRSAVKALGELDEPFAVSELIKLLGEVDINVKQPAVEALGKLGDSSATPALVMLLPDASMEVRQSAVKALGGLKSAVAVPILSRYLKIPKLKDTAANTLISMNISSSELHAWQEEKFKTAQKKLEKNKKQEASVALGFVFTKESVSILSSLLADANQNVVKTAVESLGNIGEYHPSLVQSQTENLLERTKHHNFNIQRSVIKALGQLISFQGKEPPVDLKELENKVHSALRTLLLDSQQSFTIRLSALDALGATGRPDCAAEIYELLLKLDLEKVLDKSDQEKNESDSLRYRSVMWLGRTAYAPAYNDIENELKKLEEEKAAWRKDREKEEQEFTSTDLEKKGKTWKKEHWEYMLGNALARIKPESTGIELLDNPLYQVRQGAIRALASRIADGAADATLIGKIIQAHQVFDPDDLPSPFPYTAFQIIDLALWNLEYAGTKDDLKTLSNIFKDLKGKNCKKTSREGEIEKCLEWTSNIPGQEGAIEERLEWTIKRLEENLAKNAEQGATE; translated from the coding sequence ATGAGTTCATCTGATGCACTTGCTCGCACTGACGCAGCCTACGAGCCCTATATCGGTCTGCGACCCTTTGAGGAAAGCGAACGGGATAGTTTTTTTGGTCGTGACCGCGAGATCAATATCCTGCTGGATAATATCCGTTTTAATCGTCTGACCCTGTTGCTGGCAGGCAGCGGGGTGGGCAAGAGTTCCCTGCTGCGAGCCGGGGTGATGCCGGTCTTGAGGGGAGATTCGGATACCGAACTTCTCTATCATAATGTCTGGAGTGGCGAGCTTGCCAAAGAGCTGAAACAAGCTATCGCGGAGCATTTCAGGAAAAAATATAAGCTTGCGCCTTTTGAAGAACAGTTTGTCCGGCTTCCACTCAAAGATATGCTGCGGACCTGCACCATGTTCAGTACTGGGCAGCAGATTTTGCTCCTGGATCAGTTCGAGGAGTTTTTTAATTATCAGCGGTTTCGAGAAGGTTTCGGCGATTTTGTTGAGGAACTGAGTGCAGCCGTGCGTGATCGCGGTCTTCCGGCCTCCTTTGTTTTTTCCATGCGTGAAGATTTTGCCCTGGAGCTGAATGCCTTCAAGGAGTTTCTACCCGGTGTGTTTGATAACTACTTTCGCCTGGAAAAGCTGACCCGCGCGCAGGCTCGGTTGTCCATAGAAAAACCCTTGGAACGAACCGGCTATAGTTTCGCTCCGCAGCAGGGAGAGCATGAGTCCTTGCTTGATCAGGTTTTGGATGACCTTGCCAAGCGGGAGCAGGAGCGGCAGCTTGGGGTGCAGGAATTGCTCAAGCTCAAGGAATTGCCCCTGTTGGTGGAACCTCCCCATTTGCAGATTGTCTGTCGAGAGCTGTGGTTGCATCATCGGGATGAGCAGGTGAAGCAGATTACCCATGTCGACTATGAGAAGGCGGGGAGGGCAGGGGGAATACTGGAAAATTATTTTATAAAAATAGTCAAAAAACTTGATGAAAATCAGCAATACATCGCTTCTATGGCCTTTGATTATCTTATCGGCTCACGCGGTGTAAAAATTGCCCAACCACTTGATCAACTGGCCGACCTGACATTTCTTGATAAGAACGATTTGCAGTCAGTGTTGGATATATTACAGGACAATGCAATTCTCCGCCGTAAGAACAGAAACGGTGTTTTTGAATATGAACTCTATCATGATATTTTTTCAAAATATATCCAAAAATGGAATGCAGAATTTAAAATCAATCAGCAGGAAAGAAAACCAAGTTACGAGGAATTAACACGAAAAATTGGCAAACTGAACAGAAGCCAACAAAAGCTTGCGTCTGCCGCCTTCAATGTGCTCTCCGCAAAGCGTAATGCAAAAATCAGGAGGCCACTGGAGAAGCTTGTTGAATTGACAAATGCTGATGAAAAGGAACTTCAAGAGGTATTAAACAAGTTGCATGAGTATTCAATACTCCGCCGCCAAAAAAATGACCATGTTCTTTCCTATGAGATTTATAATGATAATTTACTCGAAGATGTTTCCAAATGGAACTATAGCTTCAATGAAACCTCACGGAGGAGACGTCGCATTCTGCTCATCAGCGCGATCATAATTTCTGTATGTTTGTTATTTGCAGGCAATAACTGGTGGGCGAATAATTATAGTCGTTTTTTGCAGCTCTCTTCAAAAGTAGGTATTTCTGACCGAATTGAAGTTTATAAAGGAACTGAGGGGGGAATAGATTTATTTGCTTTACGTATTTTTCTCTATGAGAGTTCTTTTCTCCGCCAAGATCTGGAGGCGGATAAGCTCGTTATGCGCAGCATTGTTGAGGACAGGAAAAATGCGCAGGCAAATCTGACAGGCAGGTTGTCGATTTTGGAGCGGGTGCTCCGCTATGCGGAGAATGGATTGTATAATAAATCTAATATGCTTGCTGAAGACACTCTGAAGAACATGAGTGAGAACCAGATCGCTTACCTTCCAGCCCAGCTCGCTTCTATCCGAACAGCAAAGAGTGTTGCCCTATTGCAGCAGATCGCTAAACAGCAGATGGACTTAGAAGCTGTCTCCGCCATTGCACAGTTAGGTGACATATCCATATTAGTTAAGTTGTTCCTCAACAATGAGGAGCTAGTAGTACGACAGTCTGCAGCGGAAGTCCTTGGGTGGCTAGGTGATCGCTCTGTAGTCCCTGAACTGTTCAAGCTCCTTGAAGATAAGGAAGCGAATGCGGATGTACGACAGTTTGCAGCAGAAACTTTGGGGAAAATCGGCGACAGATCGGTTGCGTCTGAGTTGAAAAAGTTCCTCACGGATGAGGATGAGAATGTACGACTGGCTGTAGCGGAAGCCCTTGGGAGACTGGAGGATCGTTCGTTAGCCCCTGCTGTGGTCAATTTTCCTAAGGAGGATGAGGATGCAGCGCGACTGTCTGCAGCGGAGGCCTCGGGAAAACTGGGCACCTCAGAACTGGTCAAGCTGCTCAAAGATGTGTTTGCTCGGCGGTCTGCGGTAAAAGCCCTAGGGGAACTGGATGAGCCTTTTGCCGTTTCGGAACTTATCAAACTACTCGGTGAGGTGGATATAAATGTGAAGCAGCCTGCTGTGGAAGCCCTTGGGAAACTGGGTGATAGTTCTGCAACCCCTGCATTGGTCATGCTCCTTCCAGATGCAAGTATGGAGGTGCGGCAGTCTGCTGTGAAAGCACTGGGGGGGCTGAAATCAGCGGTTGCTGTACCCATCCTCAGCAGGTATTTGAAAATCCCAAAACTGAAAGATACGGCGGCCAACACGTTGATCAGTATGAATATTTCTTCGTCTGAACTTCACGCTTGGCAGGAAGAAAAGTTCAAAACAGCGCAGAAAAAACTGGAAAAAAACAAAAAACAAGAGGCTTCTGTTGCGCTCGGTTTTGTTTTTACAAAGGAATCTGTTTCGATCCTTAGCAGTCTGCTGGCGGATGCAAATCAGAACGTGGTCAAAACAGCAGTCGAATCCCTTGGCAATATCGGTGAATATCACCCCAGCTTGGTGCAAAGCCAAACGGAAAATTTGCTCGAACGGACTAAACATCACAACTTCAATATTCAGCGAAGCGTAATCAAGGCCCTTGGCCAGCTCATTTCCTTCCAAGGCAAAGAACCGCCTGTTGATCTGAAGGAGCTGGAAAACAAGGTTCACTCAGCTCTGCGAACTCTCCTCTTAGATTCGCAACAAAGTTTCACCATCCGCCTTTCCGCCCTTGATGCCCTTGGCGCAACGGGCCGCCCGGACTGCGCCGCAGAAATCTACGAACTGCTGCTCAAATTAGATCTGGAAAAGGTGCTGGATAAATCAGATCAAGAAAAGAATGAATCTGATTCATTGCGCTATCGCTCTGTCATGTGGCTTGGCCGAACGGCATACGCCCCAGCATATAATGACATCGAAAACGAGCTGAAAAAACTGGAAGAAGAAAAAGCGGCTTGGCGTAAAGATCGGGAGAAAGAAGAGCAGGAATTCACCTCAACTGATCTTGAAAAGAAAGGCAAAACCTGGAAAAAAGAACATTGGGAATACATGCTTGGCAATGCGCTGGCCCGTATCAAACCGGAAAGCACCGGCATTGAGCTGCTTGACAACCCCCTTTACCAAGTCCGCCAAGGAGCCATCCGTGCTCTGGCAAGCAGAATAGCCGACGGCGCAGCCGATGCCACATTAATCGGCAAAATCATTCAGGCACACCAAGTCTTTGACCCGGACGATCTTCCTTCCCCCTTTCCCTACACCGCCTTCCAGATCATCGATCTTGCCTTGTGGAACCTGGAATATGCTGGCACAAAAGATGATCTGAAAACGTTGAGCAATATTTTCAAAGATCTTAAAGGGAAGAACTGCAAAAAAACGAGCCGGGAAGGAGAGATTGAAAAATGTCTTGAATGGACAAGTAATATACCCGGCCAGGAAGGCGCCATTGAAGAACGCCTGGAGTGGACTATCAAGCGGCTGGAAGAAAATCTTGCGAAGAATGCTGAGCAAGGCGCTACCGAGTAG
- a CDS encoding MauE/DoxX family redox-associated membrane protein yields the protein MLTHIFFRWVYHAIRIAISGLFLYAAGGKLLDLSSFALTISNYGLLPESMIGPTAIFLVIAELAAALALLLDLRGGLTGITLLLLLFIAVLMYGIQLGIDVDCGCFGSGEPGHKSSQGLYQALYRDLLMLGGCFFLYWYRFFIGIGPRSLKTFPFMQRYSSQDTGKTINSSRKGEHNG from the coding sequence ATGCTAACCCATATCTTCTTTCGATGGGTATATCATGCTATTCGTATCGCAATAAGTGGTCTTTTTCTTTATGCAGCCGGAGGTAAGCTCCTTGACCTGTCCTCCTTTGCCCTGACCATAAGCAATTACGGTTTGCTACCAGAAAGTATGATTGGACCGACAGCGATCTTCTTGGTCATTGCCGAGCTTGCGGCAGCACTTGCCCTGCTCCTGGACCTGCGCGGCGGACTGACCGGGATTACCCTGCTCCTACTCCTCTTTATCGCAGTGCTCATGTACGGTATTCAGCTCGGCATTGATGTGGACTGCGGCTGCTTCGGTTCCGGGGAACCAGGGCATAAGAGCAGCCAAGGACTCTATCAAGCCCTATACAGGGATCTCCTGATGCTGGGCGGCTGCTTCTTTCTCTATTGGTATAGATTTTTCATCGGCATAGGTCCACGCAGCCTGAAGACTTTTCCTTTTATGCAAAGATATAGCTCCCAGGACACCGGGAAAACAATAAATTCCTCAAGAAAAGGAGAACACAATGGCTAA
- the can gene encoding carbonate dehydratase, translating to MRTLKEIFEQNKRWADGVRESDPSFFKKLSEQQNPEYLWIGCADSRVPANQIIDALPGEVFVHRNIANVVVHSDLNCLSVIQYAIEVLEIKNIIVCGHYGCGGIKAAWEDKEHGLIDNWLRNIKDVQRFHQKELDSLGSEKEKLDRLCELNVIEQVVNVCQTTIVQGAWKSGQQLAVHGWIYSIEDGILRDLNICITNTEEIPNTLEDGLCFSRYAATKIV from the coding sequence ATGCGCACGTTAAAAGAAATTTTCGAGCAAAATAAACGATGGGCAGATGGGGTCCGGGAGTCTGATCCGAGCTTTTTTAAAAAGCTTTCAGAACAGCAGAATCCAGAATATCTCTGGATCGGCTGTGCAGACAGCCGGGTTCCGGCAAATCAGATTATTGATGCCCTGCCAGGAGAGGTCTTTGTCCATCGGAATATTGCCAATGTCGTGGTCCATTCTGATTTGAATTGCCTGTCCGTGATTCAATACGCTATTGAGGTATTGGAAATAAAAAATATTATCGTTTGTGGGCATTATGGCTGTGGAGGGATTAAGGCTGCCTGGGAGGACAAAGAGCACGGGCTTATTGATAATTGGCTGAGAAATATCAAGGACGTGCAGCGTTTTCACCAGAAAGAGCTGGATAGCTTAGGCAGCGAAAAAGAAAAGCTAGACCGTCTCTGCGAGCTGAACGTGATTGAGCAGGTGGTGAATGTCTGCCAGACAACTATTGTTCAAGGTGCCTGGAAGTCAGGACAGCAGCTGGCTGTGCATGGCTGGATTTACAGCATTGAAGATGGTATATTGCGAGACCTGAATATCTGCATCACGAATACCGAAGAGATTCCCAATACTTTGGAGGATGGTCTGTGCTTTTCCCGGTACGCTGCGACAAAGATTGTGTAG
- the pgeF gene encoding peptidoglycan editing factor PgeF, translating to MEDTSLQAHTAGQTDLLFYTIAHLAIPHAMFTRQGGVSQSPFSGLNLSLGVGDEPTAVQVNREKVKKELNIQLLASAVQVHGDQIVLVEDLSSDHEYQGADALISAQAGVGLMIQQADCQAVLLHDPQRKAIAAIHNGWRGSVANIIAKTVQAMEEHFGTSPQDLQAVISPSLGPCCAEFIQYRQELPETFQQWQEPETYFDFWEISRWQLREAGLDNEQIKAAELCTMCNKDFFSYRRASKKLRQNGVTGRNGSVIVLPAE from the coding sequence ATGGAAGATACATCCTTGCAGGCGCACACTGCTGGACAAACAGATCTGCTCTTTTACACCATAGCTCACCTCGCTATCCCGCACGCCATGTTTACGCGCCAAGGTGGTGTCAGCCAGTCGCCTTTTAGCGGCCTGAATCTCAGTTTGGGGGTGGGTGATGAGCCTACTGCTGTACAGGTAAACAGGGAAAAGGTGAAAAAGGAGCTGAATATCCAGCTTCTGGCCTCAGCCGTCCAGGTGCATGGGGATCAGATTGTCCTGGTGGAAGACCTGAGCAGTGATCATGAGTACCAAGGTGCCGATGCCCTGATCAGCGCGCAGGCAGGCGTGGGCCTGATGATCCAGCAGGCGGATTGCCAGGCTGTCCTGCTGCATGATCCGCAGCGCAAGGCCATTGCTGCGATCCATAACGGCTGGCGGGGCAGTGTGGCAAATATCATCGCCAAGACCGTCCAGGCGATGGAGGAACATTTCGGGACCTCACCGCAGGACCTGCAAGCGGTGATCAGCCCTTCTCTGGGACCTTGCTGTGCAGAATTTATTCAGTACAGGCAAGAGCTCCCGGAGACCTTCCAGCAATGGCAGGAGCCAGAAACCTATTTTGATTTCTGGGAGATCAGTCGTTGGCAGCTGAGAGAAGCCGGACTGGATAATGAACAGATCAAGGCGGCTGAACTTTGTACTATGTGTAACAAGGACTTTTTTTCCTATCGCAGGGCCTCGAAGAAGCTGAGGCAAAACGGGGTAACAGGGAGGAATGGGTCTGTTATCGTCCTACCAGCGGAGTAG
- a CDS encoding SIR2 family protein — MRLEPLIDLAKEERQKLEQEMLRLEKEAQADGTEVVDCAERIQQAMGQLSTRAFEISEVFPAIGAEFERLKKEGIRPEDERIFEAIAAFIENTLAPEAFIRFFKELDGATDTGAAGPDYAKLASRLQEGKVILCLGQDVGIPVPSTEQIMECLVGQEGFQGSLSELCERQEIAPDSGRNDLVEKIRAVLSPQVTHQIEIYEVLAQLDTPLLIISAAYDDLLEQALKERRKYVVIYPNLQEKKCLLRYSGQQGVTSCLPLELSDKKPLEEGYTVIYKLRGGFIDEERETLLLSERDYFTFTKFMEKKQFPAYLGNKLNKYALWFIGHNLQSWEERLVVKALQSLRDSRASALAVQEGVSDFSRDFWKDNKVDAYDLKVEDFVLGLKKEAVS, encoded by the coding sequence TTGCGCCTGGAACCCCTCATTGATCTAGCAAAAGAGGAGCGGCAAAAACTGGAGCAGGAGATGCTGCGCCTGGAAAAGGAAGCCCAGGCCGATGGCACAGAGGTGGTGGACTGTGCGGAACGGATCCAACAGGCGATGGGGCAGCTTTCCACCCGTGCTTTTGAGATTTCCGAGGTCTTTCCGGCAATCGGGGCGGAGTTCGAGCGGCTAAAAAAGGAAGGCATTCGCCCGGAAGATGAGCGAATCTTTGAGGCTATTGCCGCCTTTATTGAAAACACCTTGGCTCCAGAAGCCTTTATTCGTTTTTTCAAAGAGCTGGATGGCGCGACAGACACCGGAGCAGCCGGGCCGGACTATGCAAAGCTTGCCAGTCGCCTCCAGGAAGGCAAGGTAATCCTCTGTCTGGGGCAGGATGTCGGCATCCCCGTTCCTTCCACAGAGCAGATCATGGAATGCCTGGTTGGGCAGGAGGGTTTTCAGGGCTCCTTGTCTGAGCTTTGCGAACGACAGGAGATCGCCCCGGACAGCGGTCGGAACGATTTGGTGGAGAAAATCCGTGCGGTACTCAGCCCGCAGGTGACTCATCAGATAGAAATCTACGAAGTCCTAGCGCAGCTTGATACGCCCCTGCTTATTATCTCTGCGGCCTATGATGATTTACTGGAGCAGGCCCTCAAAGAACGACGAAAATATGTCGTGATTTACCCTAACCTTCAGGAAAAGAAATGCCTGCTTCGCTATTCCGGTCAACAGGGGGTGACCTCTTGTCTGCCCCTGGAGCTTTCGGATAAAAAGCCGCTGGAAGAGGGCTATACGGTTATCTATAAGCTGCGCGGTGGCTTTATTGATGAGGAACGGGAAACCCTGCTCCTGTCTGAGCGAGATTATTTTACCTTTACCAAGTTTATGGAAAAGAAACAGTTTCCTGCCTATCTGGGCAATAAGCTGAATAAGTATGCACTCTGGTTCATCGGCCATAATTTGCAGAGCTGGGAAGAACGGTTGGTGGTGAAAGCCCTGCAAAGTTTGCGGGACAGCAGGGCCTCGGCCCTGGCTGTACAGGAGGGCGTGTCTGATTTTTCCCGTGATTTCTGGAAGGATAACAAGGTGGATGCCTATGATCTGAAGGTGGAGGATTTTGTCCTTGGTCTGAAAAAGGAGGCTGTCTCATGA
- a CDS encoding DUF3012 domain-containing protein has protein sequence MKLMKRVVGGVVLAGVAIMLSGCPAQVGSERWCQNMRDKPKSDWSAGEAVDFAKHCIIK, from the coding sequence ATGAAGTTGATGAAGAGAGTCGTAGGTGGTGTGGTATTGGCTGGAGTGGCTATCATGCTGTCAGGTTGTCCGGCCCAGGTGGGCAGTGAGCGATGGTGTCAGAACATGCGGGATAAACCTAAGTCTGACTGGAGTGCGGGTGAGGCTGTTGATTTTGCCAAGCATTGCATCATTAAATAA
- a CDS encoding rhodanese-like domain-containing protein translates to MKKFLTCALLGATLTLGAVSSASAFGFGTNKFEKEVEKEEGAVKLARETVQGGYGLITTEELKKLIDSGKDILIIDTMPYENSYKKNHIPGAKQFLFPIPTMETWDSKETDGKGQDDYAALLGADKNKTIVVYCGFVKCTRSHNGALWAKKLGYTNVLRHPGGIFAWKGAKYPTESVQ, encoded by the coding sequence ATGAAAAAATTTCTCACCTGTGCATTGCTTGGCGCGACACTCACTCTGGGCGCTGTCAGCTCAGCCTCAGCATTCGGATTTGGTACAAACAAATTTGAGAAGGAAGTGGAAAAGGAGGAGGGCGCGGTAAAATTGGCTCGTGAAACAGTACAGGGTGGTTATGGGCTGATCACTACGGAAGAGCTGAAAAAACTCATTGATTCAGGCAAGGACATCCTGATTATTGACACCATGCCCTATGAGAACAGCTACAAAAAGAACCACATCCCTGGGGCTAAACAATTCCTTTTCCCTATACCAACGATGGAGACCTGGGACAGCAAAGAAACAGATGGCAAGGGCCAAGATGATTATGCGGCCCTGTTAGGAGCAGATAAAAACAAAACTATCGTGGTTTATTGCGGATTTGTTAAATGTACCCGTAGCCATAACGGCGCCCTGTGGGCAAAGAAGCTGGGCTACACCAATGTTCTTCGCCATCCCGGTGGCATCTTTGCCTGGAAGGGCGCAAAATATCCTACCGAGAGCGTACAATAG